TATATAGAATAGCTGTCGAACTTTCGTTTGGTTATAAGTATGAACTCACGAAAATAGGAAATATTTGTTTAGAAAAagaacttaggtacctacttttttcaGAAAAAATGGCGTTTAGATCTTTTACGGATTTTTCAGTAATCTAACAACCTTATTGGGAACGGTATAGAGTTTTTCGAAgctttgtaattattatttttattcaattagttATCGATGATAAGTTTGTATATAAGAGGGCAATATATATTtaagggtgctaattaaacaggcttctttttaatatcattattcgcccccaaaaatgtatgttgccttctaaattactaagtcagccacaattaataaagcgtcgagcttctaaataatactatcttagccacgagttatcttccactctaaatacaactcagcatgatggttatttttttgcatcttttgtagcatgcattctaacagtaaacttcttaaatactattaagtgacatcataaaaatatttatttagcttctaattttttaactcgtactgagttttttgtttaaaatataacacatcccatattaattgacccatcatggaagtaagcatgcaacatgcagcaagcatggcttctgtcacggctccggcgctgcgtggcttcggcggtcccatgcgagctattatcgtcgcagatggttttcacgctcaccaccgcagcttcggcctCGCCCCTTCGCGCCTAcacggttttgaattgcactctaggggtagggcagataagactacgtggagtcggttttgcagcgattcgttttcgtcactaacttaaatttttaatacaatgttttttaattgaaggttataaatggcaatatgctaaataaaatgaatccaaattaaattctaccatcaaaaaaaaacgagccaagaaaaacgttgatctcgtttttcttggctcgtttttggaaaaattagtccgagttagtaaattagatgacaatgtacaaataaggacaagttacaataattgatgatcttttattgaagctctctagtagttggcgttgtaaaaaagacgaattagtttattataggctatgtcatttccccgttgcttagttataaaattagaagtttaatcatgtgtccaataaataattttgtggttagacttataatttccctatatttaattataagaaTGTAGACAAAtaattcagaaaaaataatacattataacAATAAGTTCCAAAGTTACTTCTTTActgcatttcattttattattcttcagacaaactcgatagatggcgtttcTCCGGAACGTGAAATATTAAATCGCGGTATGGTTACGTTCACAAATCCCAATAGGTTGCAGATGTATCATATACATCGTATTATATAAACATACATCCGATATTATACATCCTTATTTTTGGAGAGTCAGTTTTATTTCGACTGACTTTAAAAAACAGTTTACATGCTAGATAAGTACATACATTCAGATATGTACATTATTACCTACAACTGAGAACTATACAAAATACCTATACGTGTGATAAACGGACGGATTTTGGTGAAACTTGGCAGTGATACATATTTGTTTGCAatcagaataaaatacataatttaaccTATATTCTACTTCATTTCCGAGAGCGGAAATTAGGCCCTACAGTATATTATGGGTTAAACAACAGGCGAAAAAGTTCTTATCACTCGaagtaaaaatcattaaaaaatagcTATCTGAATTATATTtctttgtacattttttttctatttattatagAAAACCTGTTGACACTTCGTTTGATCATACTTCAACCACAATAAATATACCTAACGCAGATAGAAAacatttgaatataaaaaaatgcataccTACTTCTCTAACAAATAATGGCGTCTGGATTTCAGACGGATTTTACAGGAAAAAACGTATTACGTAAAACGTAGTTGTTACTAACTTTCGGAttcttcaaaatttatttttatcaatctaCATTTATTTAACTATCAAACACAGTTACAATTCACACAAGCTCGATAgcgtcgtcttagaatgaaaacctcggaaatgcgttttttctcaatatttttttattgcatttcttggaagatatcgtaaaaaatatggaatactaatccttatcctgaaaaatgcatttttctcaatatttttttattgcatttcttggaagataatcgtaaaaaatatcgaataccaatccttatcctgaaaagttatctcttgcacttacgaggttttcactctaaggcgtcgatagatggcgttgttccAGAACGTGAAAATCCTACATCGCGGTATGGTTACGTTCACAAATCTCAATAGGTAGCGAGATGTTCCATAGACATGAATATTGGATcacttactttattttaaagaaattatttagGTGAATTTTTGGAAAGAGTCAGTTTTCTAACTGACTTTATAAAACAGTTCACGTGCTAGGTTTGTAGTATTGTGTCATTCTCACTGAGAATTTTTCAGTGCAGTCACAAAATGCgaattgattttgttttagtgataaattaattaaaatagctgtgtgaataatatattttactgactttaaagcTACGAATATGACATAGATCTAAGacaatatgtatgtacttgCATGATATATTTCAACTTTGCATTTGATATTACTTTTCTATATATTATAGTAGAGCTGTTGAACTTTCGTTTGATCTTACTTCAACCACAATGTTACTTAGATAGAAAACATTTGTATACTAAAAGGAAATACCtgcttttctaaaaaaatactgactttGTAAGTAAAActtattgaaacaaaaaatgatGTACTATAAAACATAATTCTAATTAACTTTCGCATctttcaaatattaattaagtatttgcTGAATTTACGTCAATCTATATTTTGTTATCCCACACAGTTACGTTTCATAtaagctcgatagatggcgttgttctAGAACGTGAATAATCCTACATCGCGGTATGGTTTCGTTCACAAATCCCAATAGGTAGCGAGATGTTCGGTATGAAAATGGATATTATAACAAGAGTCTACTCGTATATGGCGAATTTTTGGTCGGTCAGTTTTATTTTGACTGACCTTATAAAACAGTTGACATCTAAGTTAGTACATTTTGTTCCGAGTGAGACCATTTATTCTGGATATTATGGAAAATAAGTATAAAAGCTGTTGAATATTTCGTGTGATCGAACTTCTACGACAATGTAACGCAGATAGAAAAGATACGTaactatagaaaaataaaatacttttttaacaaaaatcagGCCTTATTTTCGACTAACTTATTGGAAGAAACATTAACTTACAATGACATAACATAGACCTAGCCAATTTTCCTAGTTAATGAAAAGCAATCGACAATTACTACATTTATTAACCCACACAGTTACAATCCACACAAGCTCGATATATGGCGTTGTTCCAGAACATGAAAATTCTACATCGCGGTATGGTTACGTTCACAAAATCTTAATAAGTAGCGAGATGTTCCGAACAGTTGTAATTTCCGTTCAGAAACATCGTCTAGAAACTACTATAAAAccatattttatggattttttggAAGGTCAGCTATTTGAAATACTGACTTTATAAAAACAGTTCACATGCTAAGTTagtaaaataattgttaaaaacaacacaaaaataaatcacaacttcaaaaatgttttgacatTTCTTCTAGCAATGAACAAAACCGTCCAGGCTTGGTCAATTACTTTATTTCGCCAAACACGAATAGCATTTAAGGAGTCAAAAATCCTTGCGTACCGTCACAAAAACAGCGAAACATAAAAACCACTTAAATCCCATTGAAAGAGGTCTCTTCAGACCTAAGCAAAGTTTGTCGGGTGATACAGAAATTATCGAATCGAGTGGCTTGTAAAATGTAGGCCAAGTGGGGGGTACTTGTGTTCAGCCCCTACCTATCGCCCGATCTCACTATAAATAGATCTGATGGGCAAAATGATGCTGTGCTAACTGGCACTTGATACGATAAAGGTTTTTGTAGATTTTCGTGATAGGGAGTGTAGGAGACGATGTGGTTAGAATTAAGGCTTGTAGGATAACGATAACAAGTGTAGAAGGAAACTTACTACTGAAATCAGATACGTGCAGAAGGGTCGTGAATTATTTTTAAGGAATGGATGAGTGAGATACTTGTATATCATTTAGGTCTGCTCATGACTATAGGCTAGCCATAcctaacactaggaagtggtgaaagggagGCGTTTTGGGGTTgctgtaattttaataattgtaattgtaatttttgtaaatttggcgtgaaaaagtgctaaactagcctagtttcaataaacgtttttgactttgactttgattccatttttttaaggcgaggaagtggtcaacaataattccataaccggcacgcgcatctaaggcgccaaaaggggtcggagcgtctgagcggggcgaggataacaatacgcgcgctagcttataactaaaagtcgtaagcgacaaaatggttttgtaattttaatatttagaaatgataatttaataaaaattcctactaccattttaaagagtatgtatatactcaactactaaaaaagttaagaggcttaaatcggtcccgtttgcccataatatgtgaatctctttttaaaaagaggtatgtttgatatatttttctctgttataaaagttacctaatcatgtttctacaactaacaaaataaggcttatatcatgaactttcaggtaaccaagttgtattttgatccgttttgtatttactgagaaaaattgacatccttggcgccaaaaattccaattcgtcctcttaaagtAGCAAAATGGTTACTTTGTTTAGTTGCAAAATAGAGATGGACCACGTTTACCTTTTACTTAAACGAACAGTAAACAAAACAGCTAAATGAAGAAGACGTATAGTAACAAAACTAGACTAGAAAGTAGACCGAAGCTTCATTTTTGCAAAAGCATCGCAGCCGCGGTGGTAATGAAGTAAAGGGTGTATGAACTGTTAAAATTAACGAGATGCCTTTGACTTTGTGGCGACATCCGACAGACGagttttttgctttttaatcaGTGACAAAACTAATTAGGAGTCGTAGGGAAATGTAGGCTTCGGTTTTGGATTTTTGAGACGTCGAAAAACATGTTGATTACttagtaatgatcatatttaaGAACTAAATAATTGTTTGGCGTTGACGCTGTATTCTTGCAAAAATTAATTCGAGTGGTTTAAAATAGAACAGgcgaaaaaataaaaccatcaaTTGATTGATGCTAGTTCCAATTTTTTTGGCGCTAGGGTCCGTAATTCTGTCCGAATTTGGTGTCTTGAAGTTatttgatatacatattatattgaagTTATTTGTATACGTATACAGCGAAAGTGGAATGAAACAGTACTAGTTCGATGTGATATCTTTCAAATGACGAATACAGCCTTTCTGTTGCacacaatataattttttgtatgaaatcgGCCAACTAGTATAACTTTCACCAACTCTTCACTCTTGTCCCCAGTGTCCCACACGACAGATGACCTGATCTTCCAGTGGGACCCTGACGTACCCCTGGTAGTGGACGAGAACATTGAGTTGCCTCAACTGGAGCTGGTGCAGAATACCACTGCTGACTGCACCCAGGTGTACTCTACAGGTAGGACGTTGctaattttgagaattaaatcATCAGCAATTAAATCATAAGAGATTTCATTATTGTCATCTCAGCCGTAGAACGTGCACTGCGAAATGAAggcataatataaaaaagtaaaatccaaagtaTCTTCTTGCGCCTAACAGACCTTATCTAGGTCTGTCTTATTTACAGTTTTAAACaccaaaatactaaaaaaaaaaatttttttcaaaaactggATCAAACTCAGGATTATAGTTATGACCGCCATATTTCTGCTAATACCGTAGTTATCGCAGATTAGTGAATTTTCTAATGTTATCTTTTAATCCTTAGATAATTACAAGTAATTAAGGTAAACGGACATCAATGTAAAAGGGTCATgtctttttaaacataatttataccTATCTAGGTAGACTGTAAGTCAAATATTGTAAACACTTCTGTTTTGAAAAGAAGGACTAAGGAGGTTCTTGCCGGTTCTTTTTCCATAAGACCCTTTTGCAAATTGACGTTTTGCAAAAACCTGACACGAAAaacttttacattattttgtagaTTAGCTGGTCAATATTTAAAATGCGATAAATTAACGATAGCAATACCAAATACAGATGAGTTGATCATTTGCGTGTAGGCATCCAGGCCTTTGTGTCCCTGAACTTTTTAATCACCATCTGCCAGAGTTATTCATCAAACTTGACGGTTATTCCACCATCAGCCGTCATCGGAACCTCGTCAATCAACACAGTGTCAGATCACATCGTATGTTAAAATTTAGATCGTTGAAGATACAAATAACTTTGAAGTACATAACATAACTAGTTCGAGATAGAACGTATTtagttgattaaaaaaataaaaaatttaggGACTATGATTTTTGAATATGAGAAGATATGATTTTTGTATAAATGCCAAATGTAAAACTGCAGAAAATGCCTATATTCATGCTGAAATATCTGAAACAGAATTAAAACCATAGTAGTCTGATAGCTTAACTACGCTTTAGTCAAAATAACATTAAGTAAGGACAGGCATTGTATGAGACTATGAAACTGGAATCGCAGGCTTATAAACCTTTATgacaatgatgatgatactGATATTGTCCATTTCAGGAAACTTCACCTGCCTGGAGGTGATCTTCAAGCTGAAGCGGCGCCTGGGGTACCATCTGTTCAACACCTACATACCCACTTGTCTGATCGTCATTATGTCTGTAAGTTGATTATTACAAACATACTCAAAGATACTCATGGGCTTGCTTGCTAACTTGCTCTTTATGAATTATTTCTGCGTCAATacctttgcccaactatgttgaggtcagtTTCCATTCTAACTAtttatgcagctgagtacaagtgttttGCATAGAGTAACTGTCCATCTAAACTCCTCCTAATCTTCATCCCAGTTGTTCGCCCgcgcaacctgataccccttacTAAGATTGGTTGTtagactttttggcttctgactatccttCACGACTATCAGGACTACAACTACCTACTACTAGGACCCACAATTTAACATGTCTTCCGAATCACGGAGCTACTTATCTCACGGAACATCCGTGATCAGTTACTTTAAAATCGATCTATCCTTGCGGTTGATATTCAGCCCCTAGCTCCTCATTAACAACCTTTCCTCTCTCCTCATCTTTCAGTGGGTATCCTTCTGGATCAAGCCTGATGCAGCCCCCGCGAGGGTCACTCTCGGCGTGACATCACTACTCACGCTATCGACGCAGCACGCGAAGTCGCAGGCGCAGTTACCGCCCGTCTCTTATCTGAAAGCTGTGGATGCTTTCATGTCTGTGTGTACTGTGTAAGTATTGTGTCTTCTTTGAAGGTGGATTTTTCAGCTCTTATGTCTTCTCATGTATCTTTATAATGTAAGATATAAATAACTTCTTATGTATCAATTATATCTTCTCTATGTGAATAGAAAATTAGGGAAGGTCAGATTCTTAATGACTATAACCTATACGTGTTCTTGTGTATTAATTCTCTCCCTTTCTATGTGATTTTtctctttcaattaattttggatGGGATCTATGGGATGTATCTAGTGACTTTTGCTACGAATCTCGCAGTTTAGTTTTTTGTCATCTTACGATGCCTATGTTTCTATAACTTTCAGGTTCGTGTTCATGGCTCTGATGGAATATTGTTTGGTCAACATCGTTCTGGGAGACGGCGCTAAAGTCAAGGTACGTTTACAGTCAAACAGTTCAgatataagtacttacttacattAACAATATGATGAAATGAGGCTCACCTTGGGAGCAACCGATCAGATGCGACGAAAGTCTATGTGAATATGGATGGAAACGACGATAGGAATCTGAATGATTGTCACTTGTAAGATGACGTCAGACAGAAAAGTGTGTAAGAATAAGACCTGTTGcacgaccccaaataaaatctgttataTGACAGGAGGTGGATGTTGACATTAATTGGTCTTCTTTGTTCCAGGATGCAGCAGAAGCAGCTAAAGCCAAGATGAGAGCGATCAGCATCGACCGTTTCTCTCGCGTATTCTTTCCTCTCCTATTTTCCGTGCTCAACGCCATCTACTGGATACATTTCGCTCAATATATCTGATGGATTTACTTGTTCAAGTTTGACTACTTTTGCTCATTTATCTTCCatctttcttttgtttagaaTCAATGTTTTATGAGctgattcttttgtttttacatcATTGTCATCATTGTGTTTCTTGGTTTTTAATCAATGTTTTAATCACAAATTACTTATTTCAGTGAAACATTGCTACTTAAGTatgtggtatttttattttgagactCCCATTAGTTTATCttctattttattagttttacttAGTGCAGTTTCCAACATATGGTAATTCTTCGTAAGACTCTTTTCTTGTATCCTtttcaacaaattatttttaagctctgctcatcatcctccgagcctttttcccaatcatgttggggttggcttaaACTCTGctgtcattaaaaaaatatattgatatcCCGActaacgaaatattttttaactcagttaactactaaaaaaaaaaactattgaatgaCTACAAACCACATTATGCACTATGTCTTTGTTCCTCTTAAAAATCTTTTCGTAAAGTGAGTTTCGAGACATTTTTATTCAACAATCtacttttttcaaaatcttaTAAAAACTACTGGCTACCTATTTAATACTGTAAGTAGATATTGATATGGTAAACCTATGTcttagtttatttagttttagttaGAAATTTTGCAAAAGAATTGTATATCTGTTAACTATGTTAATGGGGTTATTTGGGCAACAAAACCTGCAGTTAAAAAGTGGGCTAATTCGTCTGTTCGGCTTATAATCCTATTATCAAAGTAAACAGATTAAATTACGTCAGTAAAGTATGATAATAGCTGTCTGGTTATCTTAACATTCACAAATTACGTGTTTCTAAAGCTAGAATGAAATAGGTTATTTCGTCGTCACAATGTTTcgaatcgtcccactgctgggcgcaggcctcctctcacacggagaaggattaagcgttaatcaccacgcttgctcaatgcgggttggtgatttcagacattacagtccaagtttcctcgagatgttttccttaaaataggttatttatttgatttatttttctgcACAGAACAGAGCTGTAGAAAAACTTGTGGCTGAATAACTTGATGCGTTATCATTTtagcatctttggcagtcgttaggggtagtcagaagtcacaTAAGTACTCCGACCAAAGCCAAatggtatcgggttgcccaggtaactggattgagaaggtcagacaggcagatgctccatgtaaaacactggttttcAACTGCAACTTGTTAGACTGGGAGCCAACTCCGACGTAGTTGGAGAAAAGCTGAGCTGACTTTTCAAAAATATCGTAGAGTCACCTACGCCTGAAAAAAGTGGATAGCAGAAACATATTAAGGCGATACCTGGAAATTaatcaattttttaaatttaagaatacatatttgaatatttttttttatatgtgtttgTTGACTATATTAACCTCCATTAATCCGaagacaaaaacataaaatcagAACTTACCTCTAAAAATAACCTTTTATGTCGTAGTCATGTACTTTCtgtcacattaaaataatgaagaatgtagataatatcttattaaacattaatcagaaattagtttttaaagaaacataaaattgaatttttaatacatttttatttagtatggcgcttacgttattttttttagcaGGTTGCATGTTTCTTCTATCTATTTACGTTGCTATCGCGTAGTTCTATCCCTCTCAACCATTTAAACAGTTCGCCCGTGAACATCGCAACAAGGTATCGTCTTAAGAGAAAAAAATTGCTCTTATACCGTTGCAGTTTTCTATGATATTGGTTCCGATAAAGTACTCGATGCATTGGTTTTATCGTCCAAGTAATAATATGCTATGAGATGTTCTATTTGGATTGATCATCTGAATCTGACCCCATAGCTTTAAACTTTGATTTAAGTGCTTAGTAGAATTAACTATACCTTTTTATTTGAGTCCAAGTAAGTAGATTTCTACGTAGATGAGTACGTTTACCAACAGTCTGAGAATGTTAACATAACCAAGCAATTgaatacataggtattataattaaatgttaCTTGATAAATTATTACATAAGTCGTGTACAAATCATAGAATTATGGAAGTTATCATTATGTATCATtaacaaaaagttttatgtgaataaaattaaagtattaTTCGTTTCAGTTTGTTATCTTATTTcatcccgcggtttcatccacgTTCTGAGAGAACCATTTTCCGGAACATGCAGGTcacttccaacaggtatctgtggagatctacaGCTAGACCAATGAGGCAGTTCTACATTATCTTACTACTACATAACAGCACTACTAAATAATTGTGCTGTCTAATTAGGTTTAAAAACTTAACAACTTCGTATTTGTGATTATTTATCTCTAAGAGCTGACTTTGAAAGCAGCTTAACCTTGTTATAGCAATTAACTAATACTTGTGAATGTAATGAGCAAATATTGAAGTTTCAGCACCTACTTACAAGTCGAGAGATACATTAATTAGTAGCAATTAGACTCTTTATATTGGTTCAGTGACTGTGTCAAATAAACCCCGTGTTGAGGTATTGGGTTCTACTCTCGGACCAAGCTATTTATTTGCctaattatcaaaatattgctattccatgtacctactcaatccaaactaatattataaatgcgaaagtaactctgtctgtctgtctagtctgtctgtctgtctgtcttttcttcacgcctaaactactgaaccgatttgtgtgaaatttggtacagacatagtttgaaacttgagaaaggacataggatagtttttattacaaaaaataaaataaaaataaaattattccggacatatagcgccatctattggtcaaatcaaaaatctgctggtagtcactattccacgagAACGaagtattataataaagaggattttttttattgtttgtaaccTAAAGGCCCCGAAACTGCTGAAACGACTTGCAAAATTaaactgttggaaagctacactcttcccgagtaggataggctatattttatcccggtacgagcagaagtttccacgggacgcgggtgaaaccgcggaaaattGGTTAGTATATAAAAATTTTGCATTTGGCAAAAAACCCGGAACTACTTAGCTACTAATAAAGACGGTATTACGAAAATATGAAGTCTATCATAAGTCTAACTTAACTAACGCACGACCAATAACAGATGACAACCTACTTTCTCAGCAACCTAATGCATGGGATTGCATATCTAGGTTACCATAACCTACCAACCTATCATCTGACCCATATCCCACTTAAATAATGCAACTTGCGGAAGAAAGTAATTTCATTGTCTCACTTTTAAGTACAGTACGCCCAGATTATGTTTGACATTCAAGATGGCGCTActtgctgcgggattgttcgaaagagttaccgtggtcctggtacataaagggcttaagaaggaagatggtgggttttagtcagtaagaatctgacactcccccACACACattgcacccacagcgggaggggcgAACGAACCACGgctcaaaaattgtacttatgaAATGTAGTTCTGGATTCTGCCACGGGTCAGAATATACTGGGCATTCTGTAGGGGAACTTCGCGCCTTAACACGTATTTATTTGGTTAGTCATGCTCAATTTCTTAATTCAGACTTCTTGTTACTGCTTAAGCGTTTCTAAGTGGTTGATGCATTGAATTCTTGATGATTAGGCCTATGTTACATGATAGAACTTATAGGTACTTAGGATTAATGCTGGTTTACTCCACACTTAGATAGTTtagttttctatactaatatgataaagagaaaaaaaaaatgtttgcttgTGAAACTCCGAAACTAGTGAAACgctttgagaaattctttcgcTGTTGGTAATCT
The nucleotide sequence above comes from Helicoverpa zea isolate HzStark_Cry1AcR chromosome 25, ilHelZeax1.1, whole genome shotgun sequence. Encoded proteins:
- the LOC124642814 gene encoding glycine receptor subunit alpha-2-like, with the translated sequence MAAEKLLWLTTVLLRLWLGATDLCYAQSTLLTFQDLLPEDPRLYDKMRPPKINEQPTIVNFHVTVMGLDSIDETSMTYAADIFFAQTWKDHRLRLPENMTTEYRLLEVDWLKHMWRPDSFFKNAKSVTFQTMTIPNHYVWLSKEKTILYMVKLTLRLSCAMNFLIYPHDTQECKLQMESLSHTTDDLIFQWDPDVPLVVDENIELPQLELVQNTTADCTQVYSTGNFTCLEVIFKLKRRLGYHLFNTYIPTCLIVIMSWVSFWIKPDAAPARVTLGVTSLLTLSTQHAKSQAQLPPVSYLKAVDAFMSVCTVFVFMALMEYCLVNIVLGDGAKVKDAAEAAKAKMRAISIDRFSRVFFPLLFSVLNAIYWIHFAQYI